The genome window TTGTTCCGAAGTAAATCTCCAACTTTGATCTGGTTCCAAGCAACTTCTAGTCCTTCAAGTTGATCGAAAGCTTTGTATCTATGCCAATAAAATATAAATCAAGGAACCCAACTGGATAGCATTGAAGCAGATATAAGTGTTAATTAACATTATAGATTATCGCTAAAAACAGTTGTGGACATAACGCAAAAGTCAAGGCGTCTAAAGAAAATGTTGGACTTGCCTTCTTATCAAGATTGACTAAGAGAATCTCTCAAATGAAGTGCATACGCACATGATCTTGGTCTTACTAGAAATAAACAATTTCTAGAACTGCGCTGTTTATGATGGATGGAAAACCGTTCAATTACCAGCAGCTAGAAACTAGTGCTCCAAGTGATAAATGCATAAACATGCATAAGATTAATTGACAGAGTTACTTGAAGTATCCAAGCAATATGAATGGTAAAATATATACATACTGAAGATAAATGTAATGCACAGAGTAAAGGGAGAAAACGACACAATTTACTTAAGACCGTACTAAACATGTGGGTCTTCATTTGATAGCACCAAGTAAAACCACCCTAGCTGTAAGCCCGTAACCGCCATACCAAAATGTCGAGTTGATAGCCTAGGACAGAAGGTACAAAATGGAATTGGGAACTGAAATGGAGACAATGCATCGGGCAGTCACAACAGAGCAATGCGGTCACGTATTTTAAATGAAAGGAGATCAGGATTCCCAACAAAAAGGCAATATGTGAGGCATCATATTCATATATAGAGAGAGTGGCATCGGGCTTGGAACTTTGAGCAATGAGCGCATCAGAAACCATGGAGCCGATCCAAATCGGAGGCGGGGAGGGTGGTCGGGGGAAGGGAAGAGAGGCATTACCCGCCCGTAGCGGCCGGTGGGGTTGACCTCGGCGAATTCCGGctccgtctccgtctccgtctccGGCGGCGTGGGTGGCATCGCGGTCGGGCGGCGCGGGCGGTCAGGCTGGGGAGGTTTGCCGTAGCGGCCGGTTGGGGACGTTACCTCGGCGAATTCCGGCAATGCGCTTCCATCCCCCTCGGCGGAGCCCATAGCTAGGACGGCAGGAAAAACAGTCAAAAAAGTGGAGAAGCAAGCGGCGGCGGGCGTGGCATGGGGACGGAAGAGGGATGGAGAGCAGACGAAGTGGCGGGCAGGGACCGAGAGGGATGGACACTGACCTaggcggcggcgggcgcggcATGGGGACAGAAGAGGGATGGAGAGCAGACGAAGTGGCGGGCAGGGACCGAGAGGGATGGACACTGACCTAGGCCCACTTTAGATGGGCTTTGGTGAGTAAATAAGAAACACAAAAATCACGTACCCCTATAGCGACTCACCATCAGTCACACACTTacctctatagcgaccaaccataagtcgttaactttctagacttttagcgacccacagaccgtcgctataaacgcatttagcgaccaactgtCGGTCCATatgttttagcgaccaaccgtcggtccctaataagggtcgctaaagatcaaccgtcgtgtagtgacgcccgaggggtccggccccgagacctccaggtgggcgacctggtgcttcggctgcggcaagacgcccgagggaggcacaagctcacgcccccctgggaggggccattcgtcatcgccaaagttctgaagcccggaacgtacaagctggccaacaatcaaggcgagatctacggcaacgcttggaacatccaacagctacgtcgcttctacccttaagatgttttcaagttgttcatatacctcgcacccacgcaaagtttagtcatcaaggaagggtcggcctcgcctcggcaaagcccgaccctccctcggaggctaaaagggggggaccccctctgcgtcgaaattttcctcgaaaaaagatctcttttagcagaatatctttcgtgctttttgactacttcgaaaagcggatcctgaaaacgacggagtacacgtaagcagccaaggctgaccgagccgagggactcctacgcctccgggatacggatacctcactcatcaccttctgcgataagtaactcgcgttcggataaagtgattccgcggaccgaacaagtctttacgttcggaagctcttctgccgaagcggtccttcgagccttctcgactgaatcggtgacagggcctcatggacgggtgaaagtacgcgtaagcggcaaggccgaccgagccgagggactcccacgcctccgggatacggatacctcactcatcaccttccgcgagaagcaactctcgctcgcacaaacatccttgttaccgacaaaaaagtccagatgctcgaaataagaggaaaggagacgcagctttacaacgcagcgagggtgtgtttactggcctcagcggccgcagaaggcacacgctacaagacaatctgatcctgcaggctcgggtcttcacgctggaagggggctgtagcaccctcggcatcgacgacaccttcggcgaggtccgacccagcctcggacggcgacgcggtccagggacttctccgggaatccggcccgagcaggcggctcggccggttaccccaggggcctcggccaaccatcttctaagggcgccagcccgttccgaggcctcggctgatcaactccggcatcggtcccgctgacggacaacccggctaggctccggccaaccaggttttcattttcgagccaactccgcctctgttcgtgctgatatcgctacccctggcctcggctcatcgaagagcggccaaggggtctctttaactaagctagaggagcctcagacaacaaggccgatcgagccgagggactcctacgcctccgggatacggatacctcactcgtcaccttgacacggggcgactcatgctttgtGAAGCgggtcagataatcaacaggcgagtcttagtgctcgaaaatgaggaaaaaacacggctccgtgccaaaattacatacatgttcaggcctcgatagccataatgaacaaaaacactggcattcaaagtgccattacaaacggaactccgtttccccctccgcaggtacgaacaaccccactccgtgggggaaggcctgcggagcaacggaagaccaacgaacggcgcgccgtcacctgctccagcagcggcgacgacgacgacttctgctccggggggccgaacagcggcagcactgacctcagggcggatgctgctgccaggaggcccccgcccatgccaaaactcgtaaggcaagggcgggcagaaggccgtagagttggaggtcggtccgtggccagccttggctatcacgccggcggaagaacctcttctagccgccgtggcagacgccggcgccgcgagcggctccaaagccactcgcgtccgaaagccgggcacgctgcagctgccagcgccacggacgacaaccgctcctccctccgatcactgagtgaaggagcgggccgccgcccacgcgggggccgacctcaactcggcacactcccctccccagccctggtgatgaaaatccttgaggctgagggaggggcagaggccgcagcccggctcgctttcccccaccatcaagccggaggtcaccatcttgggtgaccgccggtggaggggtgcagccgggctgcatgatgaaaatccttgaagccgaacgatggctgaaaggtaccaactcccacggagttgcgttcctccaacgatgaggcgaaaagacggcgggtaccccccatccgggggcttggaaggtggaaagacgcgacgcacaagggagcgagaagacatggtcgccttccgaaaggggtcgccctccttttaaaggcaactctccctacgtgcgcccccaaacgtcgcgggctgagtcttctccaacacgctccaaggccctcccctgcggcgcgggggctgggtcccgcatgtcgcgcagaccggctcggagcagaagaagccaaaccgccgcgcgtggtgcacgcaaccgcccagcagttacaagcgacccccccacttttgcccagaccaacgggcgaaaggggcgggcagccatgcaggcggcatgcaatcgcgccaggtggacgtgcttctccgactcccaacacgccaacatggaggcccaggcccacgcgtcacgcaaccggcgcgccagatgctgcatgcaaacaactgcaccgccacttgcgccaccaccgcgcctcttcggttgcggaaccaataccgcgactcgaggcggcccagcgcacgacccagcagcgccagcctggcgcgacggtcaatgcagccgaaagtgggccggcagtaatgacggtggcaggcgggcgggagcagcggtcacgtcgtcggccagactcacgtcccatccgggggcagcaagagaaccccctctcacggcgtgaagacagggcgcccgtgatccgttcctcgaacggctcgcgcacgcgcaacggccgccccgccaaccactcgccccgacggattaactccgcggcgggacaggcggcgcttctagcaggagaagcgggcgacgcttcgccttcgccgtaataaccgcgccaaaaaaggtacgccacgtcgttcgatttcgtatccttttccttttttcctctttctctatctcttgcaacagggaccgggaaagggggataccccgaaaaggatcctttcctgtgaaggaaccgggctccgagccccccctactgatcagaggttcgaaggctggccctccgaggggttcaacagtcgcctcagatcacgtgggccctacacccactactggttagaggttcgaaggccggccccccgaagggctccacggctgcctcaggctactcgggctccgcgcccattactgatcaggggttcgaaggctggccccgaagggttcacagtcgcctcagacgtcgagcgagggatgaccaggggtacgttcgatacataaccaaggctcgggctgcgctctcgaggtaccctaggacatttccgagaccagcgggagcgatcttgtaacggaatcccatcggagggaggcatcgagccctcggacccagtcgccaggggaccgggtccggcagatcacccgtaggtacttttgggcgtgcctctgggcccctagccgactcccaacgaatggggcacggacgtccactcggattacccgcttgcagctcaccggagacaccatgttcggtgcccatcgagggtaacatggcgctctcccccccccctcctccttgcggaaaggcgacgtaggggcgtatgtaaaaaagccgagtctgtccctgatcgccctctcgccctgtacggaggctcgggggctgctctcgcaaacccggctccggccgaaccgttgacagcgtcaacataccagcccgggaacttgggccccgaccgtgcacccgggctacggccagttcgcatgagggaacaaccagaccagccgaagcattacgcaaggcattaagacctcgggggagtgaaaccactcctccgaggcctcgggggctacacccggcgggtgcgctcgcgcgcacccaccggaacaaaatgcaaccgagaaaggctggtccccttgcaaaaaagtgcgacgaaagccttcaagcaagtgctaacactcccttcgaggctcgggggctactgtcggggaccataattaggggtaccctcaagacgcctaattctcagctggtaacccccatcagcataaagctgcagaggcctgatgggtgcgattaagtcagggatcagtccatacgagcgactcgatcacgcctcgcccgagcctagcctcgggcaagggcagccgaccccgagggatttctgtctcgcccgaggcccccctttaacggcggacacatctccggctcgcccgaggccttgccttcgctaagaagcaaccctgactaaatcgccgcgccgaccgaccgagtcgcaggagcatttaacgcaaaggtagcctgacacctttatcctgacgcgcgccactccactgaccagtctgacagaaggacagcgccgcctgcgccactccgactgcagtgccacttgacagagtgagactgacaggcagtcaggccctgccaaaggcgccataggaaactccgctccgcccgacccagggctcggactcgggctaagccccggaagacggcgaaatccgctccgcccgacccagggctcggactcgggctaagccccggaagacggcgaactccgctccgcccgacccagggctcggactcgggctaggccccgcaagacggcgaactccgctccgctcgacccagggctcggactcgggctaagccccggaagacggcgaactccgctccgcccgacccagggctcggactcgggctaagccccggaagacggcgaactccgctccgcccgacccagggctcggactcgggctcaaccccagaagacgacgaactccgctccgcccgacccagggctcggactcgggctcagccccagaagacgacgaactccgctccgcccgaccccagggctcggacttcgccctggcctctgccgaacgatctccgcctcgcccgacccaggggctcgggctcggcctcggccatggaagacagactcgacctcggcttcggaggaacctccacgtcgcccggcctagggcacaggcccgccacgtcaacaggaagcgccatcatcaccctacctcgagccgactcgggccgcagagaacaagaccggtgtcccatctggctagctccgccagataggcaatgatggcgccccgcaagccctgtgacgacggcggctctcagctcccttacggaagcaggggggcgtcagcaaggactcgaccgctctgatagctgtccctccgccaggctccattgctcctccgacagccacgacatcacaccagcagggtgccaagaactctccggctgccacattgacatgtacttagggcgctagctctccctccgctagacacgtagcactctgctacatccccattgtacacctggatcctctccttacgcctataaaaggaaggaccagggccttcttagagaaggttggccgcgcggggacgaggacgagacaggcgctctcttggggccgctcgcttccctcacccgcgtggacgcttgtaaccccctactgcaagcgcacccgacctgggcgcgggacgaacacgaaggccgcgggatttccacctctctcacgcccgtctccggccacctcgcttccccccttcgcgctcgcccacgcgctcgacccatctgggctggggcacgcggcacactcactcgtcggcttagggaccccccggtctcgaaacgccgacacagatAATATCCGCCCGTGACTATACCCGCGGGTAGAAATTCATATCCATATCCATTGGGTTTCGGATATCCATCGGATATGACAAAAAATAATTTCAACAATTCAATAACATAATTAATCAAATTTCTTCCCAATTATCAGTCAAGATGCAGCCTTGTACAAGAATACAAGAATACTACTATACTAGCTAAGCGTCTAAGCCTTGTATATGTGACTAAGACAATATGCTAGTGCGTAATAGCAGGAGACATGCAAATTAaagaacattttgtttttctagttaTAATGTTTTATCATAAAGAAATTATATATGGAAAACATACCAGGAAATCTCAGCACAGAACCACCACTATAGTAGCTGAGGTTGAATTTTTTTAGTTAATGATAGTAGAATCatattcatcatgacaaacaacaAAATAGATAAATTGCCAATGTTAGAGATTAGGGTTTGCTAATGCAGTGATGCCGGTGTATCCATGTGTGGCCTGGGCCAGCTCCGGCTATCTACTTGTCTAGGTAAAAAAATGAAGTATTAGTTAATTTCGGATATCCAATGGATAATCCGCATGTGAGGTTTAATATCTAAATCCATGCTCACTTTAACTCGGACTAGATACCGTCTAATCCATAGGTCAAAAAACATGTCTATATACGAATCCGTCCACGGATTAAATCGCCGTCCCTACGCCTGCCTCACCAAGCCGGAGCGAGGCCCTTGCGCCTCGGCATGCAGCAACCGGTGACGGCGGCCGCTTCGTGCGGCTTGCGCCCGTCAGTCATCTGCCTCTGCCCCGGAAACAACGCAGTCGTGGCCGCGGCAGCTTCACGAGGCTTCAGCTCGCCACTGCTCCGGGCCTCGCCCTCCCTCAGCTCGGCAATTTTCCCTAAATCtcaggagtaatttgatggagccaTACTGACCTCACGTTTCCAAtcccttgagaaggagaagggATAGCATTTGACATATCTGTACATCTTCTTTCCACCAACAAGTCTCCTTCGTTCCCCTTCAAAATGGCGCCCGCTTTTCCGACGACCCTCCTCCACCAGGCGTCGACCTCCTTCCGTTTTCCAGCCGGCGCCGCAGGGTGCATCCGCCCTCACTGCTTGGCCCCACTGGCGGCCCCCACAACGCTCTCTTTGGCGGCCACGCCAGCGGTACCTCGCCGGCTCCTCCTCCCAGTGGCGGCCGGCATTTGGGACCTgatctccggcggagctggcgccgccgccgctgcgTCCCTCGCCGTCCGGCGAGGTATGCAGCTTTTCCGGCAGGGAGATGTAGCTGGCTCGTTGGCAGAATTTGACAAGGCGATCGAGATGGACCCGCGACAGAAGCAATGTACTAGCTCTTACCTGCTGCTTTTAATTAATTTGCCAGCGTTCTTGCATACGCTACACCTATGCCTGCAGCAGCTAACGCCTTGTTTCAGATCTTTGGCAACGGGGCCTCTCGCTGTACTACCTAGACAGGTGTGTAAGAAAACAAAACTAAAAATTATCCAAGTTGGAGGGAGAGCTCTGTAATAACATATACTGCATTTTAATTTATTCAAACTTATGTATAGGTTTGAAGAAGGTGCAGAGCAGTTCAGGATAGACGTTGCAGCTAACCCGAACGACACCGAGGAGTCCATATGGTGCTTTCTGTGTGAAGCGCAGCTGTACGGGACTGAAGAAGCAAGGAAGCGGTTCTTGGAGGCAGGTTCGCCTTCGGGGTGTACTTGTTCAAGTCTCATGCATCAGTTCTAACTTATCCTTCATTCACTTTTTTTT of Zea mays cultivar B73 chromosome 8, Zm-B73-REFERENCE-NAM-5.0, whole genome shotgun sequence contains these proteins:
- the LOC103635122 gene encoding TPR repeat; the protein is MAPAFPTTLLHQASTSFRFPAGAAGCIRPHCLAPLAAPTTLSLAATPAVPRRLLLPVAAGIWDLISGGAGAAAAASLAVRRGMQLFRQGDVAGSLAEFDKAIEMDPRQKQYLWQRGLSLYYLDRFEEGAEQFRIDVAANPNDTEESIWCFLCEAQLYGTEEARKRFLEVGLDSRPVMREAYALLRSGADPEKLVAKFSSGTDGEVFYSSLYAGLYYESQKDADMAKSHIVAACKSPYGSRSGDYMASLALVHCQCRNWKVV